In the genome of Marinomonas algicola, the window CATCGATTTAAGATCCGCTCTTCCTTTTACAAGGTTCCTTTTTAGCCAGATTATCCTTTGATACTCTGGCTTTTTTATTCAGCCCTTCTAGCACCTGATCTAGCCTTATTTCCAGATAAACAGCTCACCCTTCAGCAACGTACATTCACTCTGAACAAACTCGGCATCCATTACAATTTTTTGTGTTGAGTCGGTTCATGTATGAGTGACGATAACATTAAAGACGATCCAATCATTGTAACCACTCTAGCAGTCGAAAAACGCGAAACTGTGATCGCCATAGACCCTTAATGACCTGTATTGTTAGCTATGTTAGTCAAAGCATGCTCCGATTACAGTAAGTTGCCTTTTCAAACTCACTGACATCCATCGCAATATTTGAAACATGTGGAAACATAGTAACTAGCTTTCCAACAACCGATTGTGACAACATTGCCCGCTGTTCAGTGGTGCGACCCTCCATAATGTTCGAAAAAACATGAATAAACAGTTCACGTTTTCCCCCAACTAAATACTTATTGTAAGGGTTAACTCGGACTTTAATATCACTGCTATCAAACAAACCAGAGGCCATAGCAACCAAATGAATTTGCTCTGCAATATATTCCTCGGAGTGACTTTCCAGCAACTCAACCGAGCAATCGATTTTAAAATGTGGCATTGATCTTCCTATATACACTGAATTGCTAACGAGGCTGTAGAGTTACTCATTCCCAACCGACTTAATTAATGTAACCCCACAATATTGCACATACACCCAAGATTCAAGACTAATGCAAGACATCCAATTTTATAAAGTATTGTAACGAGTACGACTGTTTTTCCCCTTTTCAGCGGCTTCACTCGTTTCTTTATACTAATGAAGACAGATATTTTAGGCGTCACGGCAATAACAGCCCGGGTAGCCCGACATTCCAATGCAAATCTGCAATAAACACCCCATGGACGGCTCATTAAATGACTCAGTGTGCCATCCAATGTTGTCTTTTCAATCGTTAATAACGCGCCTTGATCATACGCTTGGCGTAATTCGCTTACCCTCGCGCCTCTAAAACGGTTTATTGGCCTAAAGACCAACGTTTCATGCGCCCAAGAGAGTTCGGATGGCTAAAAGCGCTTTGTCGGCCTGAAGGCCAGACAAAAGATTCTCATTTTAGGTGTGGTGTGATACTCATGAAAAGTCTGCGTTTTTTCTGCGCTGACGACGACACTGACGCAAGCAGAAAAGACGAAGGCTTTTTGAGTTCATACATTCTAAGAGCATTTGGATGACTCAAAAGCGATTTGTCGGGATAAATCCCGACCTACTCGAATTGCATGCTCCAACATTAGAGTGTTTTTCATCAAAATAACCTGATAAAAGGCACGAAGCTTCCGTTACTTTTGCCTCGCTATTTTCGCCTTTTACGCTTGTGAACTGTGCTTGAAATACAGTCTAAACTGCACATTCCATCCTTTAAATTCTTAATTAATCCCAATCATACACACATCAAGTAACAACCGCGGAAGCCAGGCCCAAAGGCTATTTTTATTACTTTCATTGCGTAATAATCACTCCATCGAAACGCAACAGCGTTTCACATTCACATCAAATTTGGAGATACATTATGAACACATTGACTAAAGCAACATTGGCTCTTTTAACCTCTTCTGTTATCGCTACGTCCGCGTTTGCGGTAAACGGTTCTTCTGATGATTCCGCTTACGAAACGTACCGTAACAGCATCTCAAGTGTAGAAGCCTTGTCTAATACGCTTGATGCGAAAGGCATTGAATACAATGCCGACGTTAATCTGAAAGGCGCCAACACCTTCTCTAAAAAAGCAGAAGCGTACAACGACAAGTACGAAGAACTTCAAACTATCTTCAATGCAAACCACTTTGCAAACTAAGTTAGTTACATCGATTTAAGATCTGCTCTTCCTTTTACAAGGTTCCTTTTAGCCAGATTATCCTTTGATACTCTGGCTTTTTTATTCAGTCCTTCTAGCACCTGATCTAGCCTTATTTCCAAGGCCTTATCGCTTGATTACTTAAAATCCGAAGGGCTTTATTCATTGCGAGATGGCTGGATCGCGCTTCACCACACTAAGTGGCACGCCCTCGGCTCTGGCATCCGGCAACCCGCTTAGCTATTTTATCAATGGTAAAATCACATTACTTAAAAAGCTTATTCCTTTGTCTGTATGAAGCCAATACAAACCGCCTAAATTTAATAATACGGTAATCCAATAAACAATTTTAAATTCCTCTTTACTAAATTTATGACGCAATTTACTTTGAGCAAAAAAAGCGCCAGGCCAACCACCCGCTAAAGAAAATATATGCAAAGTACGTTCTCGTGTTCTCCAACGACCATTTTGAGCAGCCGCTTTGTCAATTGCGTATGCAACAAAAGCAATAAAACTCATAACGAAGTACAAACCAGCAATTATGAAAGGCAGCTTTCCAGTAAATACGGACACCAAAAGCCCTATACAAAATAGTAATGTAAAGACACTACCAAATAGATTGCTTTTTTCAGCTTCACGTCGTTTATTTGATCTTTTTATATCATGGGCAAATTTAATATTTTCAGCTTTAAAACGATTATTATTTTCACGAACCAAATCATAAATAATCATATCGCCATTAACAGGTCTACGCGAGCGAGGATTGAAAGCTTTAATATGAACAAATGCGCGGTCTCCACCCCCATTCGGTTCTACAAAACCAAACCCTTTATCATCATTCCAATTTAACACTTTACCTTGAAGCTTCATATTACCTCTTGAATTTTGATCGCTAACTACTAAGCGGTTGTTAAATGGCTCAGCCATGGTTATAACCGTCTGTTGAAGGACTACTGTATTTATAGGGAGTTTGCTTTTTCAAAATTGGCGACGTCCCTGTTTACATCGTGGTGTTTTTTGTACTCTTCAAAAGTACTCTTAACAATCCTTTGTGTTTCTTATATTTTACTACTTGAGTTCATACATTATAAGAGCATTTAGATGACTCAAAAGCGATTTGTCGGGATAAATCCCGACCTACAAAAGATTCTCATTTTAGGTGTGATGTGATACTCATGAAAAGTCTGCGTTTTTTCTGCGCTGACGACGACAGTGACGCAAGCAGAAAAGACGAAGGCTTTTTGAGTTCATACATTCTAAGAGCATTTGGGTGACTCAAAAGCGATTTGGCGGGATAAATCCCAACCTACTCGAATTGCATGTTCCAACATTAGAGTGTTTTTCATCAAAACAACCTGATAAAAGGCACGAAGCTTCCGTTACTTTTGCCTCGCTATTTTCACCATTTACGCTTTTGAACTGTGCTTAAAATACAGTCTAAACTGCACATTCCATCCTTTAAATTCTTAATTAATCCCAATCATACACACATCAAGTAACAACCGCGGAAGCCAGGTCCAAAGGCTATTTTTATTACTTTCATTGCGTAATAATCACTCCATCGAAACGCAACAGCGCTTCACATTCACATCAAATTTGGAGATACATTATGAACACATTGACTAAAGCAACATTGGCTCTTTTAACCTCTTCTGTTGTCGCTACGTCCGCGTTTGCGGTAAACGGTTCTTCTGATGATTCCGCTTACGAAACGTACCGTAACAGCATCTCAAGTGTGGAAGCTTTATCAAATACGCTTGATGCGAAAGGCATTGAATACAATGCCGACGTTAATCTGAAAGGCGCCAACACTTTCTCTA includes:
- a CDS encoding 5-carboxymethyl-2-hydroxymuconate Delta-isomerase — translated: MPHFKIDCSVELLESHSEEYIAEQIHLVAMASGLFDSSDIKVRVNPYNKYLVGGKRELFIHVFSNIMEGRTTEQRAMLSQSVVGKLVTMFPHVSNIAMDVSEFEKATYCNRSML
- a CDS encoding DUF1294 domain-containing protein, with translation MAEPFNNRLVVSDQNSRGNMKLQGKVLNWNDDKGFGFVEPNGGGDRAFVHIKAFNPRSRRPVNGDMIIYDLVRENNNRFKAENIKFAHDIKRSNKRREAEKSNLFGSVFTLLFCIGLLVSVFTGKLPFIIAGLYFVMSFIAFVAYAIDKAAAQNGRWRTRERTLHIFSLAGGWPGAFFAQSKLRHKFSKEEFKIVYWITVLLNLGGLYWLHTDKGISFLSNVILPLIK